A single genomic interval of Shewanella psychropiezotolerans harbors:
- a CDS encoding motility associated factor glycosyltransferase family protein, with protein MLDTQSEISKTFAISQFNECYLPSVNRHTFEKIDSISLYDEKFKNALSTPDTLHIIIGSDSGLLANYVMERPLTAGCKYIFIELSEVLTLLNIDIPKELENDFNITSLKQFTTLIAEHKNNIYIVKQKFKIHRAISVEGNYLESYCTLNAQVVKAIESEYFQHSIGFTQKIFVKAQLHNLAENLLPARVLKQKFIGKTCIVLGGGPSLDNSIEWIKTNANKLVIIAASRVVGKLAKLNIKTDIVVSVDPQSLSFDVNKELMQIEHDALLINSYHVAPQILGQWRGGSLYTGTRFPWNSSCDHDNIKSVGPTVTNSAIEIAVEMGFKQVLLCGVDFCHSQTGITHTQGTYGASLAPDIGEMFEWVETYSEEMAETPKQLLYAIESLQASVADAPNTTYINLSKDAAKVDGIDYIAPQHVSLEPITDCQRQMLKPETYQVPLSQKLDLLHNTLGELTKTQENLGRLNTLVTSALSLVDKLELADGNPKRIAILAEKIDKVEQKINTKFENLANLIKFYGYYEFSSFFSTKKNEEWSQQDVNEKTRIYYKAFETIANELSGLITSAITRLNSRMNECQPSSDINTLFQQWNDDQQWGRALLWQEKQPQQYANLASNNLAQLQAAKEKYNEQFIVKEFIDKSDDSAVPFIDNAFNKLQILLHNKHLLGISKIVQYTYPFIDTDHEIKRLYHLTLSYQQMLENKPESALETVLMTPEELRHEAEFKQIIHLALKLCKLELATENFTKIIQYSDEYLPHYAQVLKLSGKPQEALDVYLDYLEKYPEDIPVLLKLGIFLAEVGQINGAKSCFQNILDLDSDNQAALSYMQQINR; from the coding sequence ATGCTTGATACCCAATCTGAAATATCCAAAACGTTTGCAATTAGTCAGTTTAACGAGTGCTACCTTCCCAGTGTGAATCGTCATACATTTGAAAAAATAGACTCGATTTCTCTCTATGATGAAAAGTTTAAAAATGCCTTATCTACTCCAGATACGCTGCACATCATCATAGGATCAGACTCAGGACTATTGGCTAACTACGTAATGGAGCGCCCTCTAACTGCTGGCTGTAAGTATATTTTCATTGAATTATCAGAAGTGTTAACTCTGCTTAATATCGATATTCCAAAGGAACTTGAAAACGACTTTAACATTACATCACTCAAGCAGTTTACAACTCTTATTGCAGAACATAAAAATAATATCTATATCGTTAAACAAAAATTCAAAATACACAGGGCGATCTCTGTCGAGGGCAACTACCTCGAATCCTATTGCACGCTTAATGCTCAGGTAGTAAAAGCGATTGAAAGTGAATACTTTCAACATTCTATTGGCTTTACACAGAAAATTTTTGTAAAAGCACAGCTGCACAACCTTGCTGAAAACTTACTGCCAGCAAGGGTCTTAAAACAGAAGTTTATCGGCAAAACCTGCATCGTATTAGGCGGCGGCCCATCACTCGATAATAGTATTGAATGGATAAAGACGAACGCAAACAAATTAGTGATCATTGCTGCATCTCGGGTCGTAGGTAAGCTCGCTAAACTGAATATAAAAACCGATATCGTCGTGTCTGTCGATCCTCAATCCCTTAGCTTCGATGTTAACAAAGAGCTGATGCAAATAGAACATGATGCATTACTGATCAATTCCTATCATGTGGCGCCACAGATTTTGGGCCAATGGAGAGGGGGCTCGCTGTACACGGGGACACGTTTCCCTTGGAATAGCTCCTGCGATCACGATAATATAAAATCTGTTGGTCCAACCGTAACTAATAGTGCGATTGAAATCGCTGTCGAGATGGGATTTAAACAGGTGCTCCTTTGTGGCGTCGACTTTTGCCACTCTCAAACAGGTATAACTCACACACAAGGCACCTACGGTGCAAGCCTAGCCCCTGATATTGGCGAGATGTTTGAATGGGTTGAAACCTATTCAGAAGAAATGGCTGAGACCCCTAAACAACTCTTATATGCCATAGAATCTTTGCAAGCGTCCGTTGCTGATGCTCCTAACACTACTTACATAAATCTATCGAAAGATGCAGCTAAAGTCGATGGCATAGATTACATCGCACCACAACATGTCTCTCTTGAGCCTATAACAGATTGTCAGCGTCAAATGTTGAAACCTGAGACCTATCAAGTTCCCCTATCGCAAAAGTTAGACCTTCTACATAACACTCTGGGTGAACTAACAAAAACTCAGGAAAACCTCGGACGACTCAACACTCTAGTAACAAGCGCACTCAGCCTTGTTGATAAACTTGAATTAGCCGATGGCAACCCAAAACGCATCGCTATTTTGGCGGAGAAAATCGACAAAGTAGAACAAAAAATCAATACAAAATTTGAAAACTTAGCTAATTTAATAAAATTCTACGGTTACTATGAATTCTCTTCATTTTTCTCAACCAAGAAAAACGAAGAGTGGTCACAACAAGATGTCAACGAGAAGACTCGTATCTATTACAAGGCATTTGAAACTATCGCCAACGAGTTGTCAGGGCTAATCACCTCTGCAATTACCCGCCTAAACTCTAGAATGAATGAGTGCCAACCCTCGAGCGACATTAACACATTATTCCAACAGTGGAATGACGACCAACAATGGGGAAGAGCCTTGTTGTGGCAAGAGAAACAACCACAGCAATATGCGAACTTAGCATCAAATAACCTTGCCCAACTTCAGGCTGCTAAAGAAAAGTATAATGAACAATTTATTGTCAAAGAGTTCATTGATAAGAGCGATGACTCCGCTGTTCCATTTATAGACAATGCTTTTAATAAATTACAAATTTTATTACACAACAAACACCTATTGGGCATCTCCAAAATAGTGCAATATACCTACCCTTTTATTGATACTGACCATGAAATAAAAAGGCTTTATCATCTCACGCTGAGTTACCAGCAGATGTTAGAAAACAAACCTGAATCGGCACTTGAAACAGTATTAATGACCCCAGAAGAGCTTCGTCATGAGGCTGAATTTAAACAGATAATCCATCTTGCTCTTAAACTCTGTAAGCTCGAGTTAGCAACAGAAAATTTCACTAAAATTATTCAATACAGCGATGAATACCTCCCTCACTATGCTCAAGTATTAAAGCTCAGTGGTAAACCACAAGAAGCCTTAGATGTGTACCTTGATTATTTAGAGAAATATCCTGAAGATATTCCAGTGCTGCTTAAGCTTGGTATTTTCTTGGCTGAAGTTGGCCAAATCAACGGGGCAAAATCATGCTTTCAAAATATATTGGATTTAGACTCAGATAACCAAGCGGCGCTGAGTTACATGCAGCAGATTAACAGATAA
- a CDS encoding TetR/AcrR family transcriptional regulator, with the protein MESVTPNENLTRSEQKRLQILEAAMELFCGQGFPNTSMDEVAKLAGVSKQTVYSHFGSKDELFVASIESRCVVQRLAEDVFTDPSQPEIALSCFAEYFGDLIVSPEALKVFTTCVAQSETHPGISALFFDAGPQHLLNLLTGYFEDVHKLGVYQFDDCRSCAVRLCLMMYGEMRLKLELGLNVDDLVEGRADYLTGCITMFLKAYKV; encoded by the coding sequence ATGGAATCGGTTACTCCGAATGAAAATTTAACTCGAAGCGAGCAAAAACGTCTGCAAATACTCGAAGCGGCCATGGAGCTTTTTTGCGGTCAGGGCTTCCCCAATACCAGTATGGATGAGGTCGCTAAGTTAGCCGGTGTCTCGAAACAGACTGTGTATTCTCACTTTGGCAGCAAGGATGAATTATTTGTCGCATCGATAGAGTCACGATGTGTGGTTCAACGCTTAGCCGAGGATGTGTTTACCGATCCTAGTCAGCCTGAAATAGCCCTGAGTTGTTTTGCCGAGTATTTCGGTGACTTGATTGTCAGCCCGGAAGCGCTGAAAGTGTTTACTACTTGTGTGGCTCAGTCTGAGACCCACCCAGGAATATCGGCGCTCTTCTTCGATGCCGGTCCACAACACTTACTTAACTTATTGACCGGCTATTTTGAAGACGTGCACAAGCTAGGTGTTTACCAATTTGATGATTGCCGCAGCTGCGCGGTGCGACTCTGTTTGATGATGTATGGTGAGATGAGATTAAAGTTGGAGTTAGGCTTAAACGTAGATGATCTGGTCGAGGGGCGTGCTGACTACTTAACAGGTTGTATTACTATGTTCTTAAAGGCTTATAAGGTTTAG
- a CDS encoding chalcone isomerase family protein, which translates to MKSLSDSLTTTTLATLMSAIVLSGALSSQVSAREISGVDIAEQIVINDSQLQLNGAGVRSKFFIDLYVGSLYLTAPSADLARVISAEESAVRLNITSGMITSDKMRDAIIDGFDDATDGNTQDIQAQIDAFMALFSDEIKEGDQFTLVTSKVSGVTAYKNGVPQDTIEGEAFRQALLKIWLGDSPAQTSLKKAMLGK; encoded by the coding sequence ATGAAGTCCCTCAGTGATTCTTTAACTACAACCACACTAGCCACGCTCATGAGTGCCATTGTCTTAAGCGGGGCTTTAAGCAGCCAGGTTAGCGCACGTGAAATATCCGGCGTCGATATCGCCGAGCAGATTGTTATTAATGACAGCCAGCTTCAGCTCAATGGTGCAGGCGTTCGCAGTAAATTTTTTATCGATCTTTATGTGGGAAGTTTATACCTAACGGCCCCTTCCGCTGATTTGGCTAGGGTTATATCAGCTGAGGAGTCTGCGGTTCGATTAAATATCACCTCGGGCATGATCACCTCAGATAAGATGCGTGATGCCATCATAGATGGTTTCGATGACGCGACCGATGGCAATACCCAAGACATCCAAGCTCAAATAGATGCCTTTATGGCGCTATTTAGTGACGAGATAAAAGAGGGTGACCAGTTTACTCTGGTAACCAGTAAGGTTTCAGGTGTCACAGCCTATAAAAATGGCGTCCCACAGGACACCATTGAAGGTGAAGCATTTCGACAAGCCCTGTTGAAAATTTGGCTGGGTGACAGCCCGGCACAAACCAGTCTCAAAAAAGCCATGTTAGGCAAATAG